tccaggcaagctgtggggattacagatagtgtgagatgaacccaatatcccagctgaggctgtcctcatgtgtgtggaacttggctatcagtttctgctcagcgactctgccgtcatgtgtcgtgaaggctgccttggagaacacttacccaaatatcagaggccgaatgcccgtgaccgccaaagtgctccccaacaggaagagaacagtcttgcctggtgcgaCAATCAAGTTACATTATGCCATTTATTTGTATAATATCCTTTTCATGTTGTTTCCACACGAGTTAACATGCTAATGTATAAAATACAAATTTACCCAATGCTCAAGTAAAACTGGTTATTTGACAACTGCTGTAAGATTTTGCAGAAAGAAAATCAGTTACAAATTGATAAATAAACCATACGTCTGCTTAAAATTTTTCAGAAAATAAAGTTTGTTCTGTTTTGAGTAGTGTTTAGAAGTGAATGTACAACAAACCTTACATCTGAATATTGAAAATTGGGTTGAAGAAACAAAAACTCACTGAATGGAAAGAATGAAGCAATGTTCCAAGCCCATTTATTATTTGGCTTAGTTTCTTCCCCAGGGTCACTCAATTTTATTTAATGTTGGACTGTGAATTTTGGGCTTCTTTCAATGTGTTCTTCAAAATTTAAGATGGATTCCCATGGAGATTGAATTGAATACTGCCTTCATGTTTGAGAGACATGAAATTCAACTAATTTACAGACTGGTGAATAATAAATCACTGCATTTGAACCATGTTGCCTCTGCTCATTCCTGCTTGCTTGATTGTATGCAAACATGTTCTATTAGTTAAATATACAAATACAATAGAAAATATCCACAATGCCAAGACTATTTTAGCTCAATGCTTCTGAAAAAGTTGACTTTGGCAAAAAGAACAAGTATTGGAATAGGAGAAAAATGCATTTCATAGTAAATTACTTTATTGGTGTTTAACTCAAACTTTTATATGGGTGACAATCAGAAGCCAATTTAAAAATTTCATCACTTGCTGCAGAATTGTACAGCAGTTAAACAGCATAACTTTCACTGAGTGTCTCTATTAGTGGTCAAAACACAGTATTCAGCTTACGTTACACCAATCCAGTTCACTGCACTCAGTCTTTCAGACAAGCCAATCCTGGCAGCTTTTTACATGATTGTACCTGGCAACAATCTCAATGAACCTCTTGAGGCCCAATCTGTGCAGTTGTGCACTGCTCCTTTTCCTGGATTCAATGGTGGATCATAAAGAATCAGTTGGTGGACCAGCTACACCTTCAGGCCATATTTTGCCGCCAGACTTGAAAGAATTAACTAGATGTGAAGGAGTTCTGCAAGTGACAAGAGCCAGCACTATTCCTATCCAGCCATTGCAAGCAATACAGGGCAATACTGTCAAAGTAGGTTAACAGTTGGGGGCATTAATTGCTGAAGAATGTAATGCTCAAGTGATGCTATATTTTAGATAGTGTTCATCTTTGGTCACAAGCATGGGAAAATACCAATATCTGGAAGCAACACAACAGCCATAACACTGATCTACAGTggcacaggattggtcagaaataCATTTGGGTGGTTCAAGCTGTAACCttggggcgtgagagagagagtaagtgAAATATGCATGGTCAATGCTGAACCACAACAAAAATCACAACTACAGGATATGGGGACATGGATGCAAAATGGTAGAAGGCCAGATCAAGTCTGATGCAGAGCAACACTGACCAATACCCAGAATAAGTTGGTAAAGTAGGAGAGGGAAAACAACCCAAATCTTCTGTAGAAGGATATAGTACTATCTGTACTTAATGAATGCCATTGTTTGATGGCTTTTTAATATTTAGAGTCTAAAATACCACATCTATTCAAAACAATGAACAGATGATTTGTGAAGTTCACACAATTCTGAGGTGATTTGCACAATACTGGTGCTTTTGATTTCTCTGCACCTATTAAATAGGGTGCTGCAACCTGTTTTTAGAACATTTTCTCAGACTCATGCCTTCTAAATTCCTATACACAATTTCCCAGCCCATCCAAAGGGCTGGAAGAGAGTACAGAAGAACAAATACACAATCTACAGTTAGAAACTTTGGAACAAAGATGAACATTTTGGGAAAAACTTGGCACAATTTGGTAAGTCACTTGGGAGAAATCAACAGATCCCAGTGTGTGGTGAGCATGAATAAGTCACTGATAAGATTTTAGGCCAAAGGAGGAAAAGTTGAAGGAAACAGGGTAAATACTAGGATTGATAACAAGTACAATAGAAATTATATCCCCATCAAGGTAAGAAACTGACTTCGGTAAAATTGAATGCCAAAAACCTGGACAACTGTAAAATGGCAGTCTAAATGAATCGAACCATGACCAGAAAAGACACTAGCTGAATGATGCACTTACACTGCAAGTTTTATGTAATAACAGTTTGTGAAAGAAAACCAAACAAACCAAAATTGTAATATACAAGTTGTGAATATCCCCAAATTCAGCACAATCTCTATGTAGATAGTGGGActtcaatgggggagggggggggggagacaaagTGGGGAGACAAAGTGGGGAGACATTTTTAACAATGAATTACTGTTCTATAAAATTAGTTAAAGGCAGTTAACGGCATTCAACTCAAGTGAACCTGGTTTGAATTCTATCATCCTCAGTGATCCACCTTATCAATATTTTGACAATTAATCAGATGTCAAGTGTTCATCTTTCTCAAACAGTCATTTTGTTTCATTCCATCCTTTCACCCCATCAAATTTACTTTCACCCCATCAAATTCTACACGATAGCTTTTTCCCCCCAAGCTGCAAACATTTACTGTGCATTATTTTACATGTTCTTGTGGGAAGCGGAAATAGCACGAAACCATCTTTCTGCATGAGTTCATTAGTTCAACATGAACTAAATGACATCTTAAAATGCGATCAGATCGCAACCAGTGTACAATCTCATTTAATTAAATAATAATTGAATGTTTAGTTACACACATGCTTATTatgcaacagtgattacattttcAAGTGGTCAAAGATCTTCCGATTAGCATTAGCTATATTGCAGGAAAACCATCTTTTCAGACAAATCCGTCAACTCCAACCCCAAAAACCAGTGACACCAAAACAAAAAACAAGCAGTTAAATAACTAATCTAAAAAATCCTCAAACAATAATTAGCAATGGGGATAACATGCTCAATTCAAAGAGCAAAAATTACTGAAAATTCAAACCACATGCTGCGTTTCCATAACTTTAGACATTGTATAGACAACATCTCAAATACAGTTGCCATGTACTACAAGTAAATAGAAAACTACTCAGGCATCACTAAGCACAAAATTATTCAGATAGTTTGCATTGGTTCAGCTCATTTGAAATTCCTTAAGCGTTAGGCAAATTATCAATTTACTGAACAGCAATAAAATTGGACCAAAAGAGATTTTGATTTCTGCCAGTAAACGGAGATTTTGTACAGGGTTAAGCTGTAGATAAATTCAATTCTCAAGGCCAGGGGTAAAGGTTGGAAAAGTCACAACCACAATACTCAGACACAAGATGTTTTACAGATCCCACTTTTCATATTAGAGTATAATTGATTGCAATTCACTATTTGATTAGATGAACACACTGCCCACTTGTCCACGAAAATATCCTCGTGATTGCTGGCTTAGAAGTGTCTCTTTGTACTGTACAGAAAAGTCATCTTTACTTCGACCATGAGAAATTTTCAACAAAGCAAGTATCGCCAATACAATCCACACTATCCAAGCACACCAGAGGCCAAACTGAAAAACAAATAACAAGCATGAAAGTTACTGATGGTTAAACCACACTAGTTTTCTTATTAATTTCAACAAGCACAATTGCTACAGCACAACACTTACCTGCGCAGTACCAAAGTGATCATAGAACAAAGTTGGAACCTCATTCAGAAAAAGAGGCTCTTCCTGGGCATCTCTGCAGCTGTAATAAAGTAAGTTGAATAACATTAATTAGCTCTATGAAGAGAGCTGGGATAAAGCATTCCATTTAAGGGATATATTCAAAGAATCTCAAAACTGCCATGTCTTCAGGCACCAAATATCAAACAAAACAGATATGATCCAACTTCTTGGCTCCCCCGTTTGATTTTGACCAATTTTTGAATGTTCTCCAGTACagaggaatgaaaaaggctgctaAATGATCAATGGATTTGATCCATCAGGACAAAACCATTTTACACTCCACCAGGAATCAGCCCATTACCAGATCTGTGAACTTTAGCTCTCAaggtgagaaagagggagggaacgAGCAGTCTGGACTCAGTTTGAAGTAGAAGCAGTTGTATTTCTGTACAATCCAATCCCTCAATCCAAAGGTTCTGGTCTAAGGAACAGCCCAAATGGTTACTCAAGTTGGCACTTCACCAGATCCAATTCTGAATTCAGGCCAACAGGTTCAACAAAAGCATCCAAAACACATTTTCCACAGATGTATTTAAAATATTCAATTGaatggtttaaagtttaattattagtgtcacaagtaggctcacactgGAAtgtagttactatgaaaatcccctagttgctacactccagcacctgttcgggtgcactgagggagaatttagcatggccaatgcacctaaccagcttagactgtgggaggaaactggagcacctggaggaaacccacagacacaggaagaacgtgtaaactccacagacaCAGTCATCcaaacctggaatcaaacccaggtgcccagcgttgaggtaacagtgctaaccaccatgccactcagcTGTGTGACAGTgcaaatctgaaaacaatagcacTCAGGCTACTGTGCCCAACAAAGCACAACCTGGACACGGGAGTATAAACCTTGGttatgatttaatttaattttgaacAGTTTAGATGACAAAGGAACCTCTTTTAGCTTCTTTCTCCTCCAGAGAGGGAAAAGGCCAAACCAAAAGATTCTCCATGTCGAAAGAGAAAAACTCATTAGACCAACCTCCAATTCTAAAACAGAATGAAGATGCCTTTTGAACATCAGACCAAATTCACTGGGTGCAACTGGCCTAGCAGACAGCTTCTGCATTTAATGGAAATTCAGGGTACATTGGATCAGTGGTAAAAGTGTTCAAAAGACATCATGCAACATTTCAGGCAATATCGTGATTGGGAAAGAAACAAAAAATACCTGGGATACAATTCATAGATTGGTTAAATTTGTTTAATTTTAAATATTCTGTTGCATGTGTTTATTTAAAGTTAATCTCCCAAGCAGGTAAAGTCACCTTGGTCCCAGATGTTTAGAgttcagtgtcacaaataagcttacattaacactgcaatgaagttactgtgaaaatccccacactccggcgccagttcaggtacactgagggagaatttagcatggccaatgcacttaaccaacacgtctttcagactactggagcacctggaggaagccccacacagacacagggagaatgtgcaaactctgcacagacagtgacccaagctgggaatcgaacatgggtcacTGGAATTGTGAAGCAGAGGTGCTAACCAATGCGGTGATTTAACTGgaggattaccacacctcaggcaaggggcaaggttgagaaggcagagccATCGTAGATAACCTcaaccagtatgggaattgaacctaggctgttggcatcattctgcattaCGAACCAGccgcccagcc
The DNA window shown above is from Mustelus asterias chromosome 15, sMusAst1.hap1.1, whole genome shotgun sequence and carries:
- the LOC144504785 gene encoding transmembrane protein 179-like, which gives rise to MLLCCTIALLMLVASAIVSDGLNIWCESVTNKGNMTISCRDAQEEPLFLNEVPTLFYDHFGTAQFGLWCAWIVWIVLAILALLKISHGRSKDDFSVQYKETLLSQQSRGYFRGQVGSVFI